One Phoenix dactylifera cultivar Barhee BC4 chromosome 14, palm_55x_up_171113_PBpolish2nd_filt_p, whole genome shotgun sequence DNA window includes the following coding sequences:
- the LOC103720516 gene encoding thioredoxin M-type, chloroplastic-like, translating into MAFETCFQMSTIASTTTATSRARFLHAHHPFSYKERHIWPASHGSKRAISSLSSSPTPSTSIPSVNNHRSRFVCQAKNAVDEVLVANDANWDNMVIGCETPVVLVEFWAPWCGPCRMITPVIDELAKDYAGKIICCKVNTDDCPNIASKYGIRSIPTVLLFKSGDKKESVIGAVPKNTLCDIIDKYLEM; encoded by the exons ATGGCTTTCGAAACCTGTTTCCAAATGAGCACCATTGCTTCCACAACTACAGCAACTAGTAGAGCCAGATTTTTGCATGCCCACCACCCCTTCTCCTACAAGGAAAGGCATATTTGGCCGGCAAGCCATGGATCAAAGAGAGCTATTTCATCCCTCTCATCATCGCCGACTCCATCCACATCGATCCCTTCAGTTAATAACCATCGTTCCCGTTTTGTCTGTCAAGCTAAAAATGCAGTAGATGAAG TATTGGTGGCCAATGATGCGAACTGGGACAACATGGTCATTGGATGTGAGACACCAGTAGTGTTGGTAGAATTTTGGGCACCTTGGTGTGGTCCATGCCGAATGATCACGCCGGTGATCGATGAATTGGCCAAAGACTATGCTGGAAAGATCATCTGCTGCAAGGTTAACACCGACGATTGCCCGAACATTGCATCTAAGTATGGGATTAGGAGCATCCCAACTGTTCTGCTCTTCAAGAGTGGAGACAAGAAAGAGAGTGTCATTGGAGCAGTGCCAAAGAACACCTTGTGTGATATTATAGACAAATATTTGGAAATGTGA